A region of Asticcacaulis excentricus DNA encodes the following proteins:
- a CDS encoding TonB-dependent siderophore receptor, with product MMTSPVKRLRLSGSASLIGLALSGAVAGTACADAPVASEEPTTVVVAGSRKAAASIKGLDIEPLRLPQNVKVIDEHLIEDAGFTKLGELYDLAGGMSRQNSFGGAWDAYAIRGFSGDINQGPDLLINRFSANRGFNARRDVATIERFEVLKGPASALSGKGEPGGSINIVTKAPLDRAHFGADLSAGSFATWRGAVDTGTPVGSQVKTRLIAVAERSDGFRDFTPSDRWLIAPSIAYAPRDTLRFLYQGEFNRVNFTHDRGLVAVNGNPLALPVTRFLGEPNDGHIHQTSSQHQLTATYDLSDSVSVEGGLAYRDGAMTGQSTHNRLLQADGLLRRQLRIHDYTWDDLSGRLELSALTQAFGAEHQIRAGIDGFAYNQYRKFWRFNPTAANPYGINIYNPVYGQTKPVAPLNTDNHEDLSGRALFVQDLISIGDHWTLLLGLRHDDIDQTVTNRMNNSAVSQSVSQTSPRAAVTYKASDNLSLYASYGRSFRYNQGADRFNRPFAPEKGEAYEIGGKFSLKERKLTGTVSLFDISKDNILSTDPADNAYQVALGAARSKGLEFETTYALNRSTYVTGVYTYVDAKVTRDTTAALVGGPLSNIPEHSGALFISYAPEQHAAGSVSWSGGLVFVGERAGDPNNSGFRLPSFVTARASVGWQVSETVELRLEGDNLFDKAYIENSYDAVWLTPGAPRAVTLRLRYSR from the coding sequence ATGATGACCTCCCCTGTAAAACGTCTCCGCCTGTCTGGCTCCGCTTCGCTGATCGGGCTGGCGCTGAGTGGCGCAGTGGCCGGCACGGCCTGCGCCGATGCGCCCGTCGCCTCCGAGGAGCCGACAACGGTTGTGGTAGCCGGTTCACGCAAGGCCGCGGCCAGTATCAAGGGCCTCGATATCGAGCCCTTGCGCCTGCCGCAAAATGTCAAGGTGATCGACGAACACCTGATTGAGGACGCCGGGTTTACCAAGCTGGGGGAGCTTTATGACCTGGCGGGCGGCATGTCGCGGCAGAACAGCTTTGGCGGCGCGTGGGATGCCTACGCCATCCGTGGCTTTTCCGGCGACATCAATCAGGGGCCGGACCTTTTGATCAATCGCTTCAGCGCCAATCGCGGCTTCAATGCCCGCCGCGATGTCGCCACCATCGAACGCTTCGAGGTGCTGAAAGGCCCTGCTTCGGCCCTTTCCGGCAAGGGCGAGCCGGGCGGCTCGATCAATATTGTGACCAAGGCCCCGCTGGATCGGGCGCATTTCGGCGCCGACCTCTCAGCGGGCAGCTTCGCTACCTGGCGCGGCGCGGTGGATACAGGCACGCCTGTCGGGTCGCAGGTGAAGACGCGCCTGATCGCAGTGGCGGAACGTTCGGACGGGTTCCGGGACTTTACTCCTTCCGACCGCTGGCTGATCGCGCCGTCGATTGCTTATGCGCCGCGCGACACTTTGCGTTTTCTGTATCAGGGCGAATTCAACCGTGTGAACTTTACCCATGACCGCGGCCTCGTGGCCGTTAATGGTAACCCGCTGGCCCTGCCCGTCACGCGCTTTCTGGGTGAGCCCAATGATGGCCACATCCATCAGACCAGCAGTCAGCATCAGTTGACGGCGACCTATGACCTGTCCGACAGCGTCTCTGTCGAAGGCGGGCTGGCCTATCGCGACGGCGCAATGACCGGCCAATCGACGCACAATCGCCTGTTGCAGGCCGACGGGCTCCTGCGTCGGCAATTACGCATCCACGACTACACCTGGGACGATCTGAGCGGGCGTCTGGAACTCAGCGCGCTGACACAGGCCTTCGGGGCTGAGCATCAGATACGGGCGGGGATCGACGGCTTTGCCTACAACCAGTATCGCAAATTCTGGCGCTTCAACCCGACCGCCGCCAATCCCTATGGCATCAATATCTATAATCCAGTGTATGGCCAGACCAAGCCGGTGGCACCGCTCAATACCGATAACCACGAAGACCTGAGCGGACGCGCCCTCTTCGTACAGGACCTGATCAGTATTGGCGATCACTGGACCCTGCTTTTGGGCCTGCGCCACGATGACATCGATCAGACCGTGACCAACCGCATGAACAACAGCGCGGTATCGCAGTCCGTGAGTCAGACCTCGCCCCGCGCCGCCGTAACCTACAAGGCGTCAGATAATCTTTCCCTTTACGCCAGCTATGGACGCTCTTTCCGTTACAATCAGGGTGCCGACCGCTTTAACCGGCCCTTTGCCCCCGAAAAGGGCGAAGCCTACGAAATCGGCGGCAAGTTCAGCCTCAAAGAGCGCAAGCTGACCGGCACCGTGTCACTGTTCGACATCAGCAAGGACAACATCCTCAGCACGGATCCCGCCGACAATGCCTATCAGGTTGCGCTGGGGGCTGCGCGCTCCAAGGGGCTGGAGTTTGAAACCACGTATGCGCTGAACCGTTCGACCTATGTGACCGGCGTCTATACCTATGTGGACGCTAAGGTAACACGTGACACCACTGCCGCTCTGGTGGGCGGGCCCCTGAGCAATATCCCCGAACACAGCGGCGCGTTGTTCATCAGCTACGCCCCGGAACAGCACGCGGCCGGGTCTGTGAGCTGGTCCGGCGGGCTGGTGTTCGTCGGTGAACGTGCCGGCGATCCCAATAACAGCGGCTTCCGCCTGCCGTCCTTTGTCACCGCACGCGCCAGTGTCGGCTGGCAGGTCAGCGAGACGGTCGAACTGCGTCTTGAAGGTGACAACCTGTTCGACAAGGCTTACATTGAAAACAGCTACGACGCTGTGTGGCTGACGCCCGGAGCCCCGCGCGCCGTTACCCTGCGCCTACGCTACAGCCGGTAA
- a CDS encoding ABC transporter ATP-binding protein yields the protein MTEMKRGDQSVILRLKAVSAGYGRRTVLNDLSLEVSRGEIFALLGGNGAGKSTTLRVLLGFLKPSGGEVTLAGQDVVADPAAARAHIAYVAENVALYEHLSARENLAYLLTLAGVTAEASRIDDALEAVGLDVTARGQRLSGYSKGMRQKTAIALAVAREVPVLLLDEPTSGLDPRAISEFHDLLDVLRARGTAILMVTHDLLGATQVADRIGFLSEGRLTQVADRSEGRSFDINRLYQAYQTAQPGQVA from the coding sequence ATGACCGAAATGAAACGGGGTGATCAAAGCGTAATCCTTCGCCTGAAGGCGGTTTCCGCTGGCTATGGCCGGCGGACCGTCCTCAATGACCTCAGCCTTGAGGTCAGTCGGGGCGAGATATTTGCGCTTCTGGGCGGCAATGGTGCGGGCAAGTCCACCACGCTCAGGGTGCTGCTGGGCTTTCTCAAGCCGTCTGGCGGTGAGGTCACCCTTGCCGGGCAGGATGTCGTCGCCGACCCAGCCGCCGCGCGGGCGCACATAGCCTATGTAGCGGAGAATGTGGCCCTTTATGAGCATCTGAGCGCGCGCGAAAACCTCGCCTATCTCCTGACGCTGGCGGGAGTCACCGCCGAAGCGTCGCGTATTGACGACGCGCTGGAGGCGGTGGGGCTGGACGTGACGGCGCGCGGCCAGCGGCTGTCGGGCTATTCCAAGGGGATGCGGCAAAAAACAGCGATTGCGCTGGCGGTGGCGCGCGAGGTACCGGTCCTGCTGCTGGACGAGCCAACGTCGGGCCTCGACCCCAGGGCGATCAGCGAATTCCACGATCTGCTGGATGTTTTGCGCGCGCGTGGCACGGCCATTCTGATGGTCACGCATGATCTTTTGGGGGCCACGCAGGTCGCCGACCGCATCGGTTTCCTCAGCGAGGGACGCCTGACACAGGTGGCGGACAGAAGCGAAGGCCGGAGCTTCGATATCAACCGCCTCTATCAGGCCTATCAGACCGCGCAGCCGGGGCAGGTGGCATGA
- a CDS encoding beta-N-acetylhexosaminidase family protein, translating into MGLKSTRRSRWLALRWFVCAVSAPVMCAGGVTAQAHPVATAPAIYPTPQSLTLTGADLKLGTSLLLVRGDKVDAETEALVRRVLTAAGVETVRVVKRLPKRFAGDYAVIGTVNDAEVKAALSATGAAVPTRPESYLLTTRQQASGALIVLAGADADGLYYAAQSFRQIVAQGRLPALTISDYPSMPVRGTIEGFYGKPWSMAQRAAHIEFLSGLKANTYIYSPKDDVYARDKWREPYLVETLKDLGGLVGLANRHHVNFIYAVSPGPSICYSDPADLAHIRAKFAALRSVGVRSFYVALDDIEYKKWNCAADEAAFGPSGEEAAAKAQAGLLNAVQADLAANGHGELIMVPTEYYDAKVSPYKTALAAALDPRVVIQWTGTDTVPPSISVADARNATKAFGRKTLLWDNYPVNDFGESAGRLLMAPYARREAGLSAELSGIVSNPMNQEVASRPAVTGLVAFAWNDQAYDAERTWRAAARDLAGNDSQVTQALLTFFDTQHLAPTFGNQPWQTQAPQLRAAINRVRDALAGTDMAERQAALSALSQWADDLSNAPDRIRAGVTDKGFVEEAAPWLTATALWGKALRLTVDGLQAADAQTAADRFTAAQGLVAEASKLRTIPGATRPEGPIRVADGVLDVFITEAPKLVYWP; encoded by the coding sequence ATGGGACTGAAGTCAACCCGTCGTTCGCGCTGGCTGGCCTTACGCTGGTTTGTGTGTGCCGTCAGCGCGCCCGTAATGTGTGCCGGAGGGGTGACCGCGCAGGCGCACCCGGTGGCTACGGCACCGGCGATCTATCCTACGCCACAGTCCCTGACCTTGACCGGAGCGGACCTTAAGCTGGGGACGTCGCTGTTGCTGGTGCGCGGTGATAAGGTCGATGCCGAAACCGAGGCATTGGTACGTCGGGTCCTGACGGCCGCAGGGGTTGAAACGGTGCGTGTGGTTAAGCGCCTGCCAAAGCGCTTTGCGGGTGACTATGCGGTGATCGGCACGGTCAACGACGCTGAGGTCAAGGCGGCGCTCAGCGCCACGGGCGCGGCGGTCCCCACACGTCCCGAATCCTATCTATTGACGACGCGTCAGCAGGCCTCCGGGGCACTGATCGTGCTGGCGGGTGCCGATGCCGACGGCCTCTATTATGCCGCCCAGAGCTTCAGGCAGATCGTGGCCCAGGGGCGACTGCCGGCGCTGACGATCAGTGACTATCCGTCCATGCCGGTGCGCGGCACTATCGAAGGCTTTTACGGCAAGCCGTGGAGCATGGCGCAGCGTGCTGCCCACATCGAATTCCTGTCGGGCCTGAAGGCCAACACCTATATCTACAGCCCCAAGGACGATGTCTATGCACGCGACAAGTGGCGCGAACCGTACCTGGTCGAGACGTTAAAGGACCTGGGTGGGCTCGTGGGGCTGGCCAACCGACACCATGTCAACTTCATCTATGCCGTCTCACCGGGGCCGTCCATCTGCTATAGCGATCCGGCCGATCTGGCGCACATCCGCGCCAAGTTTGCCGCGCTGCGTAGCGTAGGGGTGCGCAGCTTCTACGTGGCGCTCGATGATATCGAGTATAAAAAATGGAACTGCGCGGCCGACGAAGCGGCCTTTGGCCCTTCGGGCGAAGAAGCGGCGGCGAAGGCGCAGGCCGGCCTCCTGAACGCCGTGCAGGCCGATCTGGCCGCCAACGGGCACGGCGAACTGATCATGGTCCCGACGGAATATTACGACGCTAAGGTCTCGCCTTATAAAACCGCACTGGCCGCCGCGCTCGACCCGCGCGTCGTGATCCAGTGGACGGGGACGGACACCGTGCCGCCGTCGATTTCGGTGGCCGATGCGCGCAATGCTACCAAGGCCTTCGGGCGCAAGACGCTGTTGTGGGATAACTATCCGGTCAACGATTTTGGCGAATCCGCCGGTCGTCTGCTGATGGCACCTTATGCGCGGCGTGAAGCCGGTCTGTCGGCAGAACTGAGCGGCATCGTCTCCAACCCGATGAATCAGGAGGTGGCCAGTCGCCCGGCGGTGACGGGTCTGGTGGCGTTTGCGTGGAACGATCAGGCCTATGACGCCGAACGTACCTGGCGGGCAGCGGCGCGTGATCTGGCCGGGAATGATTCGCAGGTGACGCAGGCGCTTCTGACTTTTTTCGATACGCAACATCTGGCCCCCACCTTCGGTAATCAGCCTTGGCAGACTCAGGCCCCGCAACTGAGGGCGGCCATCAACCGCGTGCGTGACGCGCTGGCCGGGACGGATATGGCCGAGCGTCAGGCGGCGCTGAGCGCCCTGTCGCAATGGGCCGATGATCTGAGCAACGCGCCGGACCGCATCCGTGCCGGGGTGACGGACAAAGGCTTTGTCGAAGAAGCGGCCCCTTGGCTGACGGCCACCGCCCTGTGGGGCAAGGCGCTTCGCCTGACCGTCGATGGGCTTCAGGCCGCTGATGCCCAAACGGCCGCGGATCGCTTTACGGCGGCGCAAGGTCTGGTGGCCGAGGCCTCAAAACTGCGCACCATACCCGGTGCCACGCGCCCCGAAGGCCCGATCAGGGTCGCCGACGGGGTGCTCGATGTGTTTATCACTGAGGCCCCGAAGCTGGTCTATTGGCCCTGA
- a CDS encoding DUF3526 domain-containing protein, whose translation MTMLRFEWLLLIRSRLTLAALIVLSVLSIFAVARGLHEVARQNAVIAHLETLQKNDMSDLAKAYGPEGDAGYAAYYSFHHTYDPPSRLAFAALGQRDVLPYNLRVRALGLQAQLYEGDIFNPELALPGRFDLSFVLVYLTPLFLVVLLHDLVSGEAESGRLTLLRAAPKAGIALWLRRAGLRSALVFAAVAVPFVAGAVIAQAPVAGVMGGVALIALYVMFWTALCLLTAAFGFGSRINALVLLSQWVILVLVAPTLAHIAISRSVPVPQGVDIVLKHRQLVHGAWEVPKDLTMQRFFHSHPEWKATAPLGKTFEWKWYFAFHHLGDESVAADVATYRGRILQRQALAEGVGYLLPSVGVQAAMERLGDTDIRGYLSYQDQIKTFHTALRRFYYPYIFNRTPFPEANYALAPRFEARPYSGGIRGLYMLTWAALSAGLGGAGVWLLRKRIA comes from the coding sequence ATGACTATGCTCCGGTTTGAATGGCTGTTGCTGATACGCTCACGCCTGACGCTGGCGGCGCTTATTGTGCTCAGTGTGCTGTCTATTTTTGCCGTGGCGCGTGGGCTGCACGAAGTCGCGCGTCAGAATGCGGTCATTGCGCACCTGGAAACCCTCCAGAAGAATGATATGTCCGATCTGGCCAAGGCCTATGGTCCGGAGGGAGATGCGGGCTACGCGGCTTATTACAGCTTTCACCACACCTATGATCCGCCCTCGCGACTGGCCTTCGCGGCCCTGGGGCAAAGAGACGTGTTGCCCTATAATCTGCGCGTGCGCGCGCTGGGTCTACAGGCCCAGCTATATGAGGGGGATATCTTCAATCCGGAACTGGCTCTGCCCGGCCGCTTCGATCTGAGCTTCGTGCTGGTCTATCTGACGCCGCTGTTTCTTGTGGTATTGCTGCATGATCTGGTCTCCGGAGAGGCGGAAAGCGGCCGTCTCACCCTGCTGCGCGCCGCCCCAAAAGCTGGTATCGCCTTGTGGTTGAGACGGGCGGGCCTACGCAGCGCTCTGGTTTTTGCGGCCGTGGCGGTGCCTTTTGTCGCCGGGGCCGTAATCGCTCAGGCGCCGGTTGCGGGGGTTATGGGTGGTGTTGCCCTGATCGCGCTTTATGTGATGTTCTGGACGGCGCTGTGCCTGCTGACGGCGGCCTTCGGCTTCGGCTCGCGCATCAACGCGTTGGTGCTGCTGAGTCAGTGGGTCATTCTGGTGCTGGTCGCGCCGACCCTTGCCCATATCGCCATCAGCCGCAGTGTGCCGGTGCCGCAGGGCGTCGATATCGTGCTCAAGCATCGGCAATTAGTGCATGGGGCCTGGGAAGTGCCCAAAGACCTGACGATGCAGCGCTTCTTCCACTCTCATCCCGAATGGAAGGCCACGGCCCCGCTGGGTAAAACCTTTGAATGGAAATGGTATTTTGCGTTTCACCACCTCGGCGATGAAAGCGTGGCGGCGGACGTCGCCACCTATCGCGGTCGAATCCTACAGCGTCAGGCGCTGGCCGAAGGCGTAGGCTATCTCTTGCCGTCGGTCGGTGTGCAGGCGGCGATGGAGCGACTGGGCGATACGGATATCCGTGGCTACCTAAGCTACCAGGACCAGATCAAGACCTTCCATACGGCGCTGCGCCGCTTCTACTACCCCTATATTTTCAACAGGACGCCCTTCCCGGAAGCGAACTATGCTCTGGCCCCCCGCTTTGAAGCCCGACCCTACAGCGGCGGGATCAGGGGTCTTTATATGCTGACATGGGCCGCCCTGAGCGCCGGTCTTGGCGGAGCGGGTGTGTGGCTTTTGCGAAAGCGGATTGCGTAA
- a CDS encoding peptidoglycan DD-metalloendopeptidase family protein — protein MRTFKRISVFVLPVVTAAALSACTVMPQTPKYPIYMENRPVAEAPQPALTEAAPAPVEEPTGNQPLGSKGGVTTSELPPPPPPPPPANTVATKPAPSAPKPTATLPVHDSRAGFVYTLQAKDTLFGVSRRFGVPVQTLYKMNGLAADSVTHIGQKILLPEGAKDKGVEAYASGPAPERVKAVVAQADAPKPVVTPPAPKPVVSAPVAATPVVAKPVVTAPTPPPAKPVETPKTLPSDTAGIVKLGKGRFVWPYKGNVLVRYGQLAPNVRNDGINIGGPEGVDIVAADEGTVVYVGDQVKELGNTVYIRHADGFYTGYSHLGKVSVKSGQKVAQGQAVGTMGKSGAVDRPQLHFEVRYTPSSEIAKPFDPTLVLP, from the coding sequence ATGCGCACCTTCAAGCGAATTTCCGTTTTTGTCCTGCCGGTGGTAACCGCAGCGGCCCTTTCGGCTTGTACGGTGATGCCCCAGACGCCGAAATATCCCATCTATATGGAGAACCGGCCGGTCGCCGAAGCGCCGCAGCCCGCATTGACGGAGGCGGCACCGGCACCGGTCGAGGAACCGACGGGCAATCAGCCCCTCGGCTCCAAAGGCGGGGTGACCACAAGCGAACTGCCCCCCCCGCCACCGCCGCCGCCTCCGGCCAACACGGTTGCGACGAAGCCTGCGCCGTCTGCCCCGAAGCCCACGGCGACCCTGCCGGTGCACGACAGCCGGGCCGGGTTTGTCTACACGCTTCAGGCCAAGGATACGCTGTTTGGCGTGTCGCGGCGTTTTGGCGTGCCGGTGCAGACCCTGTACAAGATGAACGGTCTGGCGGCGGATTCCGTGACCCATATCGGTCAGAAGATTTTGCTGCCCGAAGGTGCCAAGGACAAGGGGGTGGAAGCCTATGCCTCCGGGCCTGCGCCTGAGCGTGTTAAGGCGGTGGTGGCGCAGGCCGATGCGCCGAAGCCCGTCGTGACGCCGCCCGCACCCAAGCCGGTCGTGTCGGCACCTGTGGCCGCAACGCCGGTCGTAGCTAAACCGGTTGTAACCGCGCCGACGCCTCCACCCGCCAAGCCCGTTGAGACGCCGAAAACCCTGCCGTCCGATACAGCCGGAATCGTCAAGCTGGGCAAGGGGCGCTTTGTCTGGCCGTACAAGGGTAATGTATTGGTGCGTTATGGCCAGTTGGCCCCGAATGTGCGCAATGACGGCATCAATATCGGCGGCCCGGAAGGGGTGGATATTGTGGCCGCCGATGAAGGTACGGTGGTCTATGTCGGCGATCAGGTGAAGGAACTCGGCAATACGGTCTATATCCGTCACGCCGATGGCTTCTACACCGGCTATTCGCACCTCGGTAAGGTCAGCGTGAAGTCCGGGCAAAAGGTCGCTCAGGGGCAGGCCGTTGGCACCATGGGCAAGTCGGGGGCGGTGGACCGGCCGCAACTGCATTTCGAGGTACGCTATACGCCGTCCTCTGAAATCGCCAAGCCTTTTGATCCGACGCTGGTTCTGCCCTGA
- a CDS encoding ABC transporter permease, with translation MSRVLTIALSEGRALLRNRTAVISAALFLLLSLMAILNAWDQFRYAQGLRQTYQSEANQTFDAQPDRHPHRMVHYGHFVFRPLNPMAAFDPGVDAFTGQMLYLEGHRQNSANFSDTRQNTSLVRFGQLTPAFCLQVLAPLLLIFLGFGVIARERENGTLVLCLTQGVTGPQMFWGKTLCLAVVAGLILLPALVSLAWLATQAMLGWGLTLAILTGYVLYLLIWTIGIVLVSRYARRGREALLGLIALWAFFCVFVPRIAPDLIAHARPLLTQMETDIRIHKELKAMGDSHNPDDPYFNAFRQKVLKSYGVSRVEDLPVNYKGLLALEGERMTSALFKAYADRNFGQQHAQTRLMDGVGLLAPVLAVQRVSMSGAGTDLSAYQAFLEQGEAYRFGLVQHLNQLQATALTYADDTNKARENRISHDHWTDYPDFVFRPPAMAERLERLSPALGVLALWCGVLLGLGQWSALRLERLMK, from the coding sequence ATGAGCCGGGTTTTGACCATCGCCCTCAGCGAAGGGCGGGCCCTGTTGCGCAACCGCACGGCCGTGATCAGTGCCGCCCTGTTTTTACTCCTCAGTCTGATGGCTATTCTCAATGCCTGGGATCAGTTCCGCTATGCGCAGGGGCTGCGTCAGACCTATCAGTCGGAGGCCAATCAGACCTTCGATGCGCAGCCCGACCGCCACCCGCACCGCATGGTGCATTATGGGCATTTTGTCTTCCGGCCGCTCAATCCGATGGCGGCCTTTGATCCTGGCGTCGATGCCTTTACCGGGCAGATGCTCTATCTGGAGGGCCATCGCCAGAACAGCGCCAACTTTTCGGACACGCGGCAAAACACTTCGCTTGTGCGTTTTGGTCAGTTGACGCCCGCCTTCTGTCTTCAGGTGCTGGCCCCGTTGCTGCTGATCTTTCTGGGCTTTGGCGTCATTGCGCGCGAACGCGAAAACGGCACGCTGGTACTGTGTCTGACGCAAGGGGTCACCGGCCCTCAGATGTTTTGGGGCAAGACGCTGTGTCTGGCCGTCGTGGCGGGCCTGATCCTGCTGCCGGCGCTGGTTAGTCTGGCTTGGCTGGCCACGCAGGCGATGCTGGGCTGGGGGCTGACCCTAGCGATCCTTACCGGTTACGTCCTCTATCTGCTGATCTGGACGATAGGGATTGTTCTTGTCTCCCGCTATGCACGGCGTGGTCGAGAGGCCCTTCTGGGGCTGATCGCCCTGTGGGCCTTTTTCTGCGTTTTCGTTCCGCGCATAGCGCCTGATCTCATTGCCCATGCGCGCCCGCTGCTGACTCAGATGGAGACGGATATCCGCATCCACAAAGAGCTGAAGGCCATGGGAGACAGCCACAATCCCGATGATCCTTACTTTAATGCCTTCCGGCAAAAGGTGCTGAAAAGCTACGGCGTTTCGCGCGTCGAAGACCTGCCGGTGAATTACAAGGGCCTGCTGGCGCTGGAAGGTGAGCGCATGACCAGCGCCTTGTTCAAGGCCTATGCTGACCGCAATTTTGGTCAGCAGCACGCCCAGACGCGCCTGATGGACGGTGTGGGCCTGCTGGCACCCGTGTTGGCCGTGCAGCGCGTCTCCATGTCGGGAGCGGGCACAGATCTCAGCGCGTATCAGGCCTTTCTGGAACAGGGCGAAGCCTACCGTTTCGGGCTTGTCCAGCACCTGAACCAGTTGCAGGCCACGGCCCTGACCTATGCCGACGATACCAACAAGGCGCGGGAAAACCGCATCTCGCACGACCACTGGACCGACTATCCCGACTTCGTGTTCCGGCCGCCGGCTATGGCTGAGCGTTTGGAGCGCCTCAGCCCGGCTTTGGGTGTTCTGGCGCTGTGGTGCGGGGTTCTGCTGGGGCTCGGTCAGTGGTCGGCCCTGCGTCTGGAAAGGCTGATGAAATGA
- the yajC gene encoding preprotein translocase subunit YajC, whose translation MDTAALVQLLPFVAIFVLMYFLIIRPQQKRAKEHQAQLNAVKRNDTVVLSNGMIGKITRVEETQVMVEIASGVNVPVVKSMIAEVRTKGDPAPANDKAA comes from the coding sequence TTGGATACTGCCGCTCTTGTTCAGCTTCTGCCCTTCGTGGCGATCTTCGTCCTGATGTACTTCCTCATCATCCGCCCGCAGCAAAAGCGCGCCAAGGAACATCAGGCGCAACTCAATGCCGTCAAGCGCAACGACACGGTCGTGCTGTCGAACGGCATGATCGGCAAGATCACCCGCGTCGAAGAGACCCAGGTGATGGTGGAAATCGCTTCGGGCGTGAATGTGCCGGTCGTCAAGTCGATGATCGCCGAAGTCCGCACCAAGGGCGACCCCGCCCCGGCCAATGACAAGGCCGCCTAA